Proteins found in one Oncorhynchus keta strain PuntledgeMale-10-30-2019 chromosome 2, Oket_V2, whole genome shotgun sequence genomic segment:
- the LOC118359935 gene encoding transcription factor E2F4-like: MELEVSRTELEGSDAPQSQRHERSLGLLTTKFVTLLQEAEDGVLDLKVAADTLAVRQKRRIYDITNVLEGIGLIEKKSKNSIQWKGVGPGCNSREIGDRLIDLKSELEDLDMRESELDQQRVWVQQSIKNVTEDTDNSPLAYVNHEDICNCFKGDTLLAVRAPSGTQLEVPIPEAVQNGQRTYQIHLKSAAGPIDVLLINKDPVNSTPVVLPVPPPEEMLQNTKSAAASADTTINTPTHTFVKTTQSLATGKPKAHTAAKPSDTSSTEKPAQQPPSLDTRSLQSSASLDNNLTVFEPIKSDSSDLLDFPKYFSDMFDPAKEMVSADLLEELMASEVFSPLLRLSPPPGDHDYFYNLDESEGLCDLFDVSILNL; this comes from the exons ATGGAGCTGGAGGTGAGCCGAACCGAGCTGGAAGGTTCCGACGCTCCCCAGTCTCAGAGACACGAGAGGAGCCTCGGACTTCTCACCACGAAGTTCGTTACTTTGCTGCAGGAAGCGGAGGACGGGGTGCTCGATCTTAAAGTA GCAGCAGACACCCTGGCCGTCAGACAGAAGAGGCGAATCTATGACATCACCAATGTACTGGAGGGCATCGGCCTGATCGAGAAGAAATCCAAGAATAGTATTCAGTGGAA GGGAGTTGGGCCAGGCTGTAACTCAAGGGAGATTGGTGACAGGCTGATTGACCTGAAGTCGGAGCTTGAAGATCTGGATATGAGGGAAAGTGAGCTGGACCAGCAAAGGGTGTGGGTCCAACAAAGCATCAAGAACGTGACCGAGGACACAGACAATAGTC CTCTGGCCTATGTTAATCATGAGGACATCTGCAACTGCTTCAAAGGTGATACTCTCTTGGCGGTGCGTGCTCCCTctggtacgcagctggaggtgcCCATACCTGAAGCT GTTCAAAATGGTCAGAGGACGTATCAGATCCATCTGAAGAGCGCTGCTGGGCCCATTGATGTTCTGCTCATCAACAAGGACCCAGTTAACTCAACCCCCGTGGTGCTGCCAGTCCCGCCCCCTGAGGAAATGCTGCAGAACACCAAGTCTGCTGCAGCCTCTGCAGACACAACCATtaacacacccactcacacattTGTCAAGACCACCCAGAGTCTGGCCACCGGCAAGCCTAAAGCACATACAGCAGCTAAGCCATCAG ACACCTCCAGCACTGAAAAACCTGCTCAGCAACCACCATCATTGGACACTCGATCCCTCCAGTCTTCTGCTTCATTGGACAACAACTTGACTGTCTTTGAACCAATCAAATCCGATTCATCTGACT TGCTGGATTTCCCCAAATACTTTTCTGACATGTTTGACCCCGCTAAAG agatggtgAGTGCAGATCTACTAGAGGAACTTATGGCTTCAGAAG tgttctctccactcctccgccTTTCTCCTCCCCCGGGTGACCATGACTACTTCTATAACCTGGATGAGAGCGAGGGCCTCTGTGACCTCTTCGATGTCTCCATCCTCAACCTTTGA
- the LOC118359916 gene encoding putative sodium-coupled neutral amino acid transporter 7, with protein sequence MAINSEARDWAEAGSEDAGERAWLLQSPSVESVRPPLSDRERTGGVSATAAVFIVVNAALGAGLLNFPAAFNMAGGVIAGVVLQMSMLIFIISGLVILAYCSQVSNESTYQEVVRASCGKVTGVICEVAIAVYTFGTCIAFFIVIGDQLDRLIAAISHLPDDVVGGHWYIDRKFTICVTAVLVILPLSIPKEIGFQKYASALSVVGTWYVTIVVILKYIWPDKEMTPGYIATSPSSWSAVLNAMPTICFGFQCHVSSVPVFNSMRRSELKPWGGVVTVGMIICLFVYTGTGVCGFLSFGSNVSQDVLMSYPPNDIAVAIARAFIVICVITSYPILHFCGRAVLEGLWLRFRGEQVELCVRRERRRRVLQTLVWFTITLVLALFIPDIGRVISLIGGLAACFIFVFPGLCLIQAKLSETEVRSASWHGLVVYGVIMVTIGTFVFGQTTVNAIYQDFIHYPDSQ encoded by the exons ATGGCGATTAACAGTGAGGCGAGGGACTGGGCCGAGGCTGGGAGTGAAGATGCTGGTGAGAGGGCGTGGCTACTGCAGAGCCCCAGTGTGGAGTCCGTTCGCCCCCCTTtgtcagacagggagaggactggaggggtGTCTGCCACAGCCGCTGTCTTCATTGTGGTGAACGCTGCGCTGGGTGCAGGACTACTCAACTTCCCTGCCGCCTTCAACATGGCCGGAGGCGTGATTGCAGGGGTGGTGCTACAGATG TCCATGCTGATTTTCATCATCAGCGGTCTGGTGATCCTGGCATACTGCTCCCAG GTCAGTAACGAGAGCACCTACCAGGAGGTGGTGCGGGCCTCGTGTGGGAAGGTCACTGGGGTAATCTGTGAGGTGGCCATCGCCGTCTACACCTTTGGCACCTGCATCGCCTTCTTTATCGTCATTGGAGACCAGCTGGACCGCT TGATAGCTGCAATATCTCATTTGCCAGACGATGTGGTCGGTGGTCACTGGTACATTGACCGTAAGTTCACCATTTGTGTGACTGCTGTCCTGGTCATTCTGCCTCTTTCCATCCCCAAAGAGATTGGCTTCCAGAAATACGCCAG TGCGCTGAGTGTTGTTGGCACCTGGTATGTCACCATTGTGGTTAtactgaaatacatctggcctgatAAAGAGATGACCCCCGGCTACATTGCAACCAG CCCGTCCTCCTGGAGTGCAGTATTGAACGCCATGCCCACCATATGCTTTGGCTTCCAG TGTCATGTGAGCAGTGTGCCAGTGTTTAACAGCATGAGAAGGAGTGAACTCAAGCCCTGGGGAGGTGTGGTCACCGTCGGCATGATCATCTGCCTCTTTGTCTACACTGGCACGG GTGTCTGTGGCTTTCTGTCGTTTGGGTCTAACGTCAGTCAGGATGTACTGATGTCATATCCTCCTAATGACATCGCCGTGGCGATCGCAAGGGCCTTCATCGTCATCTGTGTTATCACCTCCTATCCCATTTTACACTTCTGTGGCCG GGCGGTGCTGGAGGGGCTATGGCTCCGTTTCCGTGGCGAGCAGGTGGAATTGTGTGTGAGGCGTGAGCGGAGACGCAGGGTGTTGCAGACGCTTGTGTGGTTCACAATCACACTCGTCCTCGCACTCTTCATCCCCGACATTGGCCGAGTCATCTCCCTCATTGGAGGCCTGGCAGCCTGCTTCATCTTTGTCTTCCCAG GTCTGTGTCTGATTCAGGCAAAGCTCTCAGAAACAGAGGTCCGATCTGCTAG CTGGCATGGGTTGGTGGTCTATGGTGTCATCATGGTAACCATCGGCACTTTCGTCTTTGGCCAGACCACCGTCAATGCAATCTATCAAGACTTTATCCACTATCCGGACAGCCAATAG
- the LOC118359927 gene encoding lysosomal protective protein-like, with the protein MTSMSFVSLVVCFLTGSCLTWANYAPDEVTELPGMSFKPNYRQWSGYLKASPGKFLHYWFVTSQRDPLKDPVVLWLNGGPGCSSLDGFLSENGPFHVNDDGATLYENNFSWNRIANVLYLESPAGVGYSYSDDQKYKTDDDQVADDNYLALQSFFAKFPNFTQNEFFIIGESYGGIYAPTLSQRVATGTAKINFKGFAVGNGLSSYALNDQSLIYFGYYHGLFGEQLWTDLNTNCCDKGTCNFFNNSKEACKTLLSQAFSIVYDSGLNEYALYMDCEGGVGARAYKRSMSHLFRNYRKHWDTFQLLKVPSVTGQTPSVGEVPPCINSTAQMNWLNRADVRKALHIPDTLPPWDICSDVVGGQYTNIYPTVKDVYLKLLSLGVRALVYNGDTDMACNFLGDKWFVEQLNQKTTSKYQSWISDDQIAGFYEQYGNLTLLTVKGAGHMVPQWAPGPALDMFQSFLSNKPY; encoded by the exons ATGACCAGTATGTCTTTTGTTAGTTTGGTGGTGTGTTTCCTTACTGGTTCGTGTCTTACATGGGCTAACTACGCCCCTGACGAGGTAACCGAACTACCGGGAATGTCGTTTAAACCAAACTACCGACAATGGTCGGGCTATTTGAAAGCCAGCCCTGGAAAGTTTCTCCATTACTG GTTTGTGACCTCACAGAGGGACCCACTGAAGGACCCTGTTGTGCTGTGGCTGAATGGAGGGCCTGGCTGCAGCTCGCTGGATGGCTTTCTGTCAGAGAACGGCCCCTTCCAT GTGAATGATGATGGGGCCACTCTGTATGAGAATAATTTCAGCTGGAACAGGATTGCCAACGTTCTGTACCTAGAGTCCCCTGCAGGTGTGGGATACTCCTACTCTGACGACCAGAAGTACAAAACTGACGACGACCAG GTGGCTGACGACAACTACTTAGCTCTGCAGAGTTTCTTTGCCAAGTTTCCAAACTTCACACAGAATGAGTTCTTCATCATCGGTGAGAGTTATGGTGGGATATATGCCCCGACACTCAGCCAGCGTGTGGCCACAGGGACCGCAAAGATTAACTTCAAG GGCTTTGCAGTGGGTAATGGCCTCAGTAGCTATGCCCTGAATGACCAGTCTCTGATCTACTTTGGTTACTACCACGGCCTCTTCGGAGAACA ACTGTGGACAGATCTGAACACAAACTGCTGTGATAAGGGAACATGTAACTTCTTCAACAacagcaaggaggcctgcaagaCACTG TTGAGCCAGGCCTTTAGTATTGTGTATGATTCTGGGCTGAATGAGTATGCACTTTACATGGACTGTGAGGGTGGAGTCGGGGCCAGAGCCTATAAGAGGAGCATGAGCCACCTCTTCAGGAACTACAGGAAGCATTGGGACACCTTCCAG CTGCTGAAGGTGCCGTCCGTCACTGGCCAAACTCCTTCTGTGGGTGAGGTCCCTCCCTGCATTAACAGCACAGCGCAGATGAACTGGCTCAACCGGGCTGATGTGAGGAAAGCCCTACACATCCCTGATACACTTCCACCCTGGGATATCTGCAG TGACGTGGTGGGAGGACAGTACACCAACATCTACCCGACAGTGAAGGATGTGTATCTGAAGCTGCTGTCTCTGGGTGTCCGGGCGCTGGTCTATAACGGCGACACTGACATGGCCTGCAACTTCCTGGGAGACAAGTGGTTTGTGGAGCAGCTCAACCAGAAG ACAACCAGCAAGTACCAGAGCTGGATATCTGATGATCAGATTGCTGGCTTCTACGAGCAGTATGGAAACCTCACCCTCCTGACTGTGAAG GGCGCTGGTCACATGGTGCCGCAGTGGGCTCCAGGCCCCGCCTTAGACATGTTCCAGTCCTTCCTGTCAAACAAACCCTACTGA